A genomic stretch from Methylorubrum extorquens includes:
- a CDS encoding protein of unknown function, DUF1469 domain (Evidence 5 : Unknown function), translated as MTGPNPSPPPSSIQALVADALREASELASKEIALFRTEMTSNVRSLFIGLAMMVLAAVFAVTAMLVLIGALVKFVATLVGSEWLAALLVGGGMLLIAVVLGVIGARAMSLSNLAPTRTSRQVRQDARALTERVSG; from the coding sequence ATGACAGGCCCCAACCCTTCCCCGCCCCCCTCCTCGATCCAAGCCCTCGTCGCGGACGCCCTGCGCGAGGCGAGTGAGCTTGCCAGCAAGGAGATCGCCCTCTTCCGCACGGAGATGACGAGCAACGTCCGCTCGTTGTTCATCGGCCTCGCGATGATGGTGCTGGCCGCGGTGTTCGCGGTCACGGCGATGCTGGTGCTCATCGGCGCGCTCGTGAAGTTCGTCGCGACCCTCGTGGGGTCCGAATGGCTCGCGGCCCTGCTGGTGGGCGGCGGCATGCTGCTCATAGCCGTGGTGCTCGGCGTCATCGGCGCCCGGGCGATGTCGCTGTCCAACCTCGCGCCGACCCGGACCTCGCGGCAGGTCCGGCAGGATGCCCGCGCGTTGACGGAAAGGGTTTCGGGATGA
- the otsA gene encoding trehalose-6-phosphate synthase (Evidence 2b : Function from indirect experimental evidences (e.g. phenotypes); PubMedId : 16052332, 17209814; Product type e : enzyme) — protein MARLIIVSNRVAVPAEGKDAVSAGGLAVAVKEAFSSYEGLWFGWSGNIRDNPSAEPELIDRGSIQYAVLDLSPQDHREYYAGFANRALWPIMHYRIGLGTFSRSDYAGYQRVNQTFAQALAKLVEPDDLIWVHDYHLLPLASELRGQGIANPIGYFHHIPWPAADVFNTLPASNELLRAMADYDLIGLQTDSDVQNLSRNFIDTMRAIPLGGGSMMVDGRRTRIRSFPIGIDVASFKEAADKAGSNKVVRETMAGLRTRKLLIGVDRLDYSKGVPERMEAVDRFFASNPDQRGNVVYIQITPKSRSEVPEYEQLSREVNEKVGDINGMLGEPAWTPIQYVTKAYPRPVLAGLYRAARVGLVTPMRDGMNLVAKEYVVAQSEEDPGVLVLSKFAGAARQLPEALLVNPYDRFEVAEAIRQALYMPRGERLERWKPMADRMRREDVDWWARCFMVELETFRTVEREPPSTTAAAAE, from the coding sequence GTGGCACGTCTGATCATCGTCTCCAACCGTGTCGCCGTACCCGCCGAGGGTAAGGATGCGGTCTCCGCAGGGGGACTCGCCGTCGCGGTCAAGGAAGCTTTCTCCTCCTACGAGGGGTTGTGGTTCGGTTGGAGCGGAAACATCCGCGACAACCCGAGCGCCGAGCCGGAACTGATCGACCGCGGGTCGATCCAGTACGCCGTCCTCGACCTGTCGCCGCAAGACCACCGCGAGTACTACGCCGGCTTTGCCAACCGGGCACTCTGGCCGATCATGCATTACCGGATCGGGCTGGGGACGTTCTCCCGCTCGGATTATGCCGGCTACCAGCGCGTCAACCAGACCTTCGCCCAGGCACTCGCCAAGCTCGTCGAGCCGGACGACCTGATCTGGGTGCACGACTACCACCTGCTGCCGCTGGCGAGCGAGCTGCGCGGCCAGGGCATCGCCAACCCGATCGGCTACTTCCACCACATCCCGTGGCCCGCCGCCGACGTGTTCAACACCCTGCCCGCCAGCAACGAGCTGCTGCGCGCCATGGCCGATTACGACCTGATCGGATTGCAGACCGATTCGGACGTGCAGAACCTCTCGCGCAACTTCATCGACACGATGCGGGCGATCCCGCTCGGCGGCGGCTCGATGATGGTGGACGGGCGGCGCACGCGAATCCGCTCCTTCCCCATCGGCATCGATGTCGCCAGCTTCAAGGAGGCCGCCGACAAGGCCGGCTCCAACAAGGTGGTGCGCGAGACCATGGCGGGCCTGCGCACCCGCAAGCTGCTCATCGGCGTCGATCGGCTCGACTACTCGAAGGGCGTGCCCGAGCGCATGGAGGCGGTGGACCGCTTCTTCGCCTCGAATCCGGACCAGCGCGGCAACGTCGTCTACATCCAGATCACGCCGAAATCCCGCAGCGAGGTGCCGGAATACGAGCAGCTCTCGCGCGAGGTGAACGAGAAGGTCGGCGACATCAACGGCATGCTCGGCGAGCCGGCCTGGACGCCGATCCAGTACGTTACCAAGGCCTATCCGCGCCCCGTGCTCGCCGGTCTCTACCGGGCCGCCCGCGTCGGCCTCGTCACGCCGATGCGCGACGGCATGAACCTCGTGGCCAAGGAATACGTCGTCGCCCAGAGCGAGGAGGATCCCGGCGTCCTCGTCCTCTCGAAATTCGCGGGTGCGGCCCGGCAGTTGCCCGAGGCGCTGCTCGTGAACCCCTACGACCGCTTCGAGGTCGCCGAGGCGATCCGGCAGGCGCTCTACATGCCCCGCGGCGAGCGCCTGGAGCGCTGGAAGCCGATGGCGGACCGCATGCGGCGCGAGGACGTGGATTGGTGGGCCCGCTGTTTCATGGTGGAGCTGGAGACCTTCCGCACCGTCGAGCGCGAGCCGCCGAGCACGACGGCGGCGGCGGCGGAGTAG
- a CDS encoding conserved protein of unknown function (Evidence 4 : Unknown function but conserved in other organisms; PubMedId : 11097914), producing MTSSASPDPVGGARPAETKADLEDLRHDVEDTASLAAERSKGLAAAARQQALSYVDDRKGEAARSVSDLAKSLRDSGKTFDDRPNIRAFFDSAAEGLDDLAGSIERRSLDDFYRQAETYARRSPVTVAVGAFAAGFLLSRFVKASGSPETDRAYDDYRA from the coding sequence ATGACCTCGTCCGCGTCCCCAGATCCCGTCGGCGGTGCCCGGCCGGCCGAGACCAAGGCCGACCTGGAGGATCTGCGCCACGACGTGGAAGACACCGCCAGTCTGGCCGCCGAGCGCAGCAAGGGGCTCGCCGCCGCCGCACGCCAGCAGGCCCTCTCCTACGTCGACGACCGCAAGGGCGAGGCGGCCCGTTCCGTCTCGGACCTCGCCAAGTCCCTGCGCGATTCCGGCAAGACCTTCGACGATCGCCCCAACATCCGCGCCTTCTTCGACAGCGCCGCCGAGGGGCTCGACGATCTCGCCGGCTCGATCGAGCGGCGCAGCCTCGACGACTTCTACCGTCAGGCGGAAACCTACGCCCGGCGTTCCCCGGTGACGGTGGCGGTCGGCGCGTTCGCGGCGGGCTTCCTGCTGTCGCGCTTCGTCAAGGCGTCGGGCAGCCCCGAGACGGACCGCGCCTACGACGACTACCGGGCTTGA
- a CDS encoding protein of unknown function (Evidence 5 : Unknown function), with the protein MSESISDLEKDIEQSRARLDETIDRIQGRLNASSLVDEMLGSARQTPYSGFYDDALLAVRRNPVPVLLIAAGVGLLLNGMRTVRRPSPSRAVVPVEAKPVTVTGADRTYDPDAPGGRPLHDLPPERQV; encoded by the coding sequence ATGAGCGAATCGATCTCGGATCTCGAGAAGGACATCGAGCAGAGCCGCGCCCGTCTCGATGAGACCATCGACCGGATCCAGGGGCGCCTGAACGCGTCGAGCCTCGTCGACGAGATGCTCGGCTCGGCCCGGCAGACGCCCTATAGCGGTTTCTACGACGACGCCCTGCTGGCGGTGAGGCGCAACCCCGTGCCGGTGCTGCTGATCGCGGCCGGCGTCGGCCTCCTGCTCAACGGCATGCGGACCGTCCGTCGTCCCTCTCCCTCCCGTGCCGTGGTGCCGGTGGAGGCCAAGCCCGTCACCGTGACGGGGGCCGACCGCACCTACGACCCCGACGCCCCCGGCGGGCGCCCCCTCCACGATCTGCCGCCCGAGCGTCAGGTCTGA
- a CDS encoding protein of unknown function (Evidence 5 : Unknown function; PubMedId : 16926146), translated as MSQGPNHQGPVTTPPTGAPVETLPENIAARSGMPRESGVEHNLHDISDRATTQGRDANARLQAGLQDTTEQAREGARNLRDQAADRASELKNRVSEAADSTRAQASDTVRAARERAGETYEDARSWAEDRYETQRQRAADLADRGYRRLHEGRTATEHFVSENPLLVGVVGLAAGLLLGALLPRTRQEDQALGPYADDLRDQGIRYARDLTHRGRAFVETALDPENLDAAVKRASAEGGSQSGQQGGPTTGQATGQTAGQATGQATGSRPGFNETSRPPHRP; from the coding sequence ATGAGCCAAGGTCCCAACCATCAAGGCCCTGTCACCACGCCGCCGACTGGCGCGCCGGTGGAGACGCTGCCCGAGAACATCGCCGCCCGCTCCGGCATGCCCCGCGAGTCCGGCGTCGAGCACAATCTGCACGACATTTCCGACCGCGCGACCACGCAGGGCCGCGACGCCAATGCCCGCCTGCAAGCCGGCCTGCAGGACACGACCGAACAGGCGCGGGAAGGCGCACGCAACCTGCGCGACCAGGCCGCGGACCGGGCTTCCGAGCTGAAGAACCGCGTGAGCGAGGCTGCTGATTCCACCCGCGCCCAGGCCAGCGACACGGTTCGCGCCGCCCGCGAGCGGGCGGGCGAGACCTACGAGGATGCCCGCTCCTGGGCGGAAGACCGCTATGAGACGCAGCGCCAGCGCGCCGCCGACCTCGCGGATCGCGGCTATCGCCGCCTGCACGAGGGCCGCACCGCCACGGAGCACTTCGTCTCCGAGAACCCGCTCCTCGTCGGCGTGGTCGGCCTCGCCGCCGGCCTGCTGCTCGGCGCGCTCCTGCCGCGCACCCGCCAGGAGGACCAGGCGCTCGGCCCCTATGCCGACGACCTGCGCGACCAGGGCATCCGCTACGCCCGCGATCTGACCCATCGCGGCCGCGCCTTCGTCGAGACGGCGCTCGACCCTGAAAACCTCGATGCGGCGGTCAAGCGCGCGAGCGCGGAAGGCGGCTCGCAGAGTGGTCAGCAGGGCGGGCCGACGACCGGCCAAGCAACTGGCCAAACGGCCGGCCAAGCGACCGGCCAAGCGACCGGCTCTCGGCCCGGCTTCAACGAAACCAGCCGGCCGCCGCACCGTCCGTAA